The following proteins are co-located in the Ailuropoda melanoleuca isolate Jingjing chromosome 13, ASM200744v2, whole genome shotgun sequence genome:
- the COIL gene encoding coilin: MAASETVRLRLQFDYPPPATPHCTAFWLLVDLNRCRVVTDLISLIRQRFGFSSGALLGLYLEGGLLPPAESARLVRDNDCLRVKLEERAAAENTVTVKNGDDSHLLPRKAKKRAFKLEEDEETELDYTNSKKWKRQENNNDEKTLDLEPKVVTDLSVRKKSKRKNKAMCSVVDGDDEETKRKSPKRKEKGEYKKQTKNSRSSKAQTVKDWAAPNCGPPKGSPARNSLVKAKRKGGVGIRTKDSPISSSESESYHESTSDGLSHVILEVRNSSEKVSMESSKEGPPTKNTAAPKVAAKTGFPFAAVKGKTSRASSSSSDASSESDDRCTVSKNTPERAAGFLKPVGLFAGRGCPGPGPCSQTPGAASWKPSEADGARPAPPAAPPNVTLPASLGRGWGRGEDLLSWKGARGRGMRGRGRGRGQAVSFVLNRNAEYQKHQQLNEMVTNSSTIIQNPVETQKKDYSLLPLLAAAPQVGEKIAFKLLELTSDYSPDVSDYKEGKILSHNPETQQVDIEILSSLPAMKEPGKFDLVYHNENGTEVVEYAVTQEKRITVFWRELIDPRLIVESPSTIPSTEPA, from the exons ATGGCGGCCTCCGAGACGGTTAGGCTACGGCTTCAATTTGATTACCCGCCTCCAGCTACCCCGCACTGCACGGCCTTCTGGCTCCTTGTCGACTTGAACAGATGCCGAGTGGTCACGGATCTCATTAGTCTCATCCGCCAGCGCTTCGGCTTCAGTTCTGGGGCCCTCCTGGGCCTCTACTTGGAGGGGGGGCTCTTGCCCCCAGCCGAGAGCGCGCGCCTGGTACGAGACAACGACTGCCTCAG AGTTAAACTAGAAGAGAGAGCAGCTGCTGAGAATACCGTGACAGTCAAGAATGGTGATGATAGTCATTTATTACctagaaaagcaaagaagagggCATTTAAGTTGGAagaggatgaagaaactgagctaGATTACACAAATTCAAAGAAGTGGAAGAGGCAAgagaataataatgatgagaaGACCTTGGATCTAGAGCCAAAAGTTGTCACAGATCTGAGTgtgaggaaaaaaagcaagaggaaaaacaaagccatgTGTAGTGTAGTGGATGGTGATGAcgaagaaaccaaaagaaaatcaccaaagagaaaagaaaaaggtgaatataaaaaacagacaaagaacTCCAGGTCTTCCAAAGCACAGACAGTGAAGGACTGGGCCGCCCCGAACTGTGGTCCTCCGAAAGGCTCGCCTGCTAGGAACAGCCTTGTCAAAGCCAAAAGAAAAGGTGGCGTGGGCATTCGTACAAAAGATagtcccatttcctcctctgagtCCGAGTCTTATCATGAATCGACCAGTGATGGCCTCAGCCACGTCATCTTGGAGGTCAGAAATTCCTCAGAGAAAGTATCAATGGAGTCGTCAAAGGAAGGCCCTCCTACCAAAAACACAGCCGCCCCCAAAGTGGCCGCCAAAACTGGCTTTCCCTTCGCCGCTGTCAAGGGCAAGACAAGCAGAGCATCTTCTTCGAGTTCGGACGCTAGCTCAGAGTCCGATGACCGGTGCACGGTGTCCAAGAACACCCCGGAGCGCGCTGCAGGCTTCCTAAAGCCAGTAGGCCTCTTTGCAGGTCGGGGCTGTCCGGGCCCGGGGCCCTGCTCTCAGACTCCCGGTGCTGCCTCCTGGAAGCCTTCCGAGGCCGACGGTGCCAGGCCcgcccctcctgctgctcctcccaaCGTGACTCTCCCCGCCAGTTTgggaagaggctgggggagaggagaggaccTTCTTTCTTGGAAGGGGGCGAGGGGTCGGGGGATGCGGGGAAGAGGCCGAGGCCGAGGGCAGGCCGTTTCCTTTGTGTTAAATAGAAATGCTGAGTATCAGAAGCACCAGCAATTAAATGAAATGGTCACCAATTCATCTACTATCATCCAG AATCCAGTAGAGACACAGAAGAAGGACTACAGCTTGTTACCGCTGTTAGCGGCTGCTCCGCAGGTTGGAGAAAAGATTGCGTTTAAG cTTTTGGAACTAACGTCCGATTATTCTCCTGATGTCTCTGACTACAAG gaaggaaaaatactaAGCCACAATCCAGAGACCCAGCAAGTAGATATAGAAATTCTTTCATCCTTACCAG